The genomic segment AGAAGACGGGCTGGGTCGGCAGTCTGCCCTCGGTCACGAAATGCTTGTAAGCGGCCTCGGCCGTACGCGTGGCCCGGTCCAGGTATGCGCGGTCGCGAGTCGCCCCGTACAGCAGGACACCGACGCCGACGGGGACGCCCTGGTTGTAGGACCAGACGGTCCGGTCGACCGAGCCGGTGAGGTCCAGGTTGTCCCAGTAGAGGCCTTCCGGGGTCCGCAGGTGGGTGTTCGTCCAGTCGTAGAAGCGCCTGGACGACGCGAGATAGCGGGACTTGCCGGTGATCTGGTGCAGGCGCAGGCCGAGTTGGGCGCCGGGCATGTTGGAGACCGTGTTGCGGCAATGGTTCCAGTCGGCCTGGGTCCAGAACACCCCTCCGGGGGCGGGGTGTTCGGCGTCGGAGTCCCAGCCCGACTCGACGAGCGCGAAGATCTCCTCCGCTCGGCGGAGCGCGGCGCGGTCCCCGGTCTGCAGATGCAGCTGGGACTTGGCCAGTCCCACCCACTCGTTGTCGTCGTAGAACATGTCCCCGCCGTCGCCGTGCGGCGCGACCGGGTAGGAGTCGTAGCCGGCGAGGCCGGTGGTGCCGCCCGCCGCGTTCCAGTACAGCTCCTGCGCCCTGGCGCGGGTGGCCAGAGCCGGTGCGTGGCGGGGGTCCACGAAAGCCAGGTCGAGGGCGGCGACATGGACCTGGGACAGGGGCCATTCGTAGGAGTACGGGCGGTCGTCGACGGCGACCGGGTACTGCTCGCGCACGAGCCCGGTGCCGTCCGCCGTGTCGAAGTACTTCTCCAGAGCGCCGTAGGTGACGCGCGCACGGGAGAGGGAGGCGGAGCGGGAGGGGGATCGGCCATCGGCCGGGTCCGGTGTCGCGGACGCGGCGGCAGCGGTCGCCGGTACGGCGGCCAGGGCGGCCAGAGAGGCGCCGAGGACCTGACGGCGTGAGGGGGACCAGCGCATACGGAACTCTCCTGTTCGGGGTGCGACGCAGGGTGCGGGGTGTCCGACAGTGTTCGACAACGTTGTCACCGGGGTGCGGGAACGTCAACGGCCAGGACGGAAACGGGCGGACGGAGATCGCTTCCGTCCCGCGCGCCCCGTCGTCCCCGCCCGCCCGCCCCCTCGTCCCCCGGACTCCCGCGCCGGGATCGCACCTCGGGGCCGCGCTCCGGTCACCCCCGCTGACCTGCCCCGAGCCACCGTCCGGCTATCCTGGCCGCCGAAACCGGACACGGGGTGCCCCGCGCGGGGCTGAGAACACACCCGTCGAACCTGAACCAGCTAGTACTGGCGGAGGGATGTCTCATGGCGTTGCCGTGCGCGCAGAACGACCACGCGGTCGCGGAGCGGGAAGCTCCGGACTCGCGAACCACCTTCGGGGGGCGCATGCCGACCGCCCCCGGCGATCTGCGGATCGAGACGCACGGGATAGCCCCCGTTCCCGAGGACCGGCGTTACGGCGGCCCCGGCCGGCTGTTCACCGTCTGGTTCGCCCCCAACCTGACGATGACCGGCGTCTTCACCGGCACCGTGGGCATCGCCCTGGGCCTGGACTTCGCCACGGCGCTCGTCGCCGTGGTCCTCGGCACGCTCGTGGGGGCGGCGCCCACCGCATACCTCGGCACCTGGGGAAGCCGGACCGGAGTTGGTCAACTCCCTCTCGCACGCCTGGCGTTCGGTCGTGCGGTCGTACTGCCCGGGGCCTTGCAGTGGCTCTCCTCGATCGCCTGGGACGCTCTGATCGGCCTGTTCGGCGGAGACGCGCTGGCCCAGTTGTGCGGCTGGCCGTTCTGGCTGGGCGTGCTGGTCGTGCTGGCGGCCCAGGGCGCGCTCGGCGTGCTGGGGTACGAGGCGATCCACCGGCTCCAGACCGTGATGACGTTCCTCCTCGCCGCCGCCCTCGCCGTGCTGGCCGTCAAGCTCCTGCACGGTGTCGACCCCGTCGCCTCGGGCACCGTGCACGGCGGTGACCGGGCGGGCGCGTTCGTCCTGACGTTCACGATCGCGCTGAGCCTGGCGCTGTCGTGGGCCCCGTACGCGAGCGACTTCAGCCGCTACCTGCCCGCCACCACCTCGCGTCCGCGCATGTTCTGGTGCACCCTGCTGGGCATCAGCGTCTCCTTCGTGGCGGTCCAGGCGCTCGGCCTGTGGGGCGCGTCCGTCTTCACCGATCAGACCGCCCGCGGGATCGACACGCTGCTGGGCGGGGGAGTGCTCGGGGCGTTCGGCCTGCTCGCCGTCGCGCTCGCCGCGCTGTGCAGCAACGCCATGAACGACTACAGCGGTTCCCTGGCGCTGCAGACCATGGGGGTGCGCCTGCCCCGCCCCGTCGCCGCCGCGCTCGCCGCCGTGCTCGGCTTCCCACTCGTACTGTGGATGCACGCGGCCGACACCACCGCGCGCTTCCAGAACGTGCTGCTCCTGGTCGGCTACTGGATACCCGGCTTCGTCGCGATCGTGGCCGTCGACTGGGCGGCGAGGAAGAAGGACCGCGGCGGCGCCCCGTTCGACCTCGCAGCCGAGAGCGCCGGCGACCGGCCGTGGTGGCCGGCGCTCGCCGCCTTCGTGGTCGCCTTCGCCGCGGCGGTGCCGTTCATGAGCACCGGCCTGTACGTGGGCCCGGTGGCGAAGGCCCTGCACGGAGCGGACCTCGCCTACGGTGTGGCGTTCCTCGCGGCCCTGGCGCTCTACGCACCGCTGCGGCTGCGGCACCGCTCCTGACGGACCTCTGCCGGGACGGCATTCTCGGCATCGACGCGTGTTCCGCATTCGACGCGCGCCACTCACCGGCAGCGCGGCGGGAAGCATGCCGGCTCATCGCCCCCACCCTGCTGCCCGGCCGCCACGGCACCTTGCCGAAGCACCGCTGCCCCTCCGCCGGCCACGGGACGGGCGCGTGAGGGGAGGGGCGCGTCAGGGGGGGCCGTGTCGTACCCCCGACTGGCCGGTCCCCCGCACGGCTCGGCCTGCCTGGTGTGCGCGGGAGGCGGCAGTGTGGAGGGTGCTGCTCGCCGCTCTCGGTGGGCAGCACCCCCGCCTGGCCGGGCGCGGCGCCGCCTGGCGAGCCCCGGGCGACCGGGGGACGGTGGTCGGAGTACGACCTGCCGCCCGCCCTCACCCTGCGGCCGTGGATCGAAAGGAGCTGTCGATGACGCAGTGGAACAGCGCCGAGCTGGAGCAGATCGGCGCCGCCGAAGAGCTGGATCTCGAGTCCGAGCGGGGCGACGGAACGCTGCGCGCCCCGGTGACGATGTGGGTCGTCCGGGCCGGCGACCACCTGTACGTCCGCTCGGTCAAGGGCACCACGGGGCCCTGGTACCGCGGCGCGCAGACCCGGCACCAGGGCCGCATCGAGGCCGGCGGGGTACGCCGGGAGGTGGCCTTCCACGAAGCCGGCTCCGGCGAGTACGCCGGTGTGGACACCGCGTACCGGGAGAAGTACGCGCACTACCCGAGCATCGTCGGACACGTCCTGACCGATCTCTCCCGCGCCGCCACCCTCCGCCTGGAACCGCGCTGAGCTGCTGAGCCCCCCTGCACTCCAACGCCCCCACGATTCGAGGAGCCGCGCCGATGCGTGCCACCTTCATGTACGGGCCCGGCGACGTCCGGGTCGAGAACGCCCCCGACCCGCGGATCGTCGAGCCCACCGACGCGATCGTCCGGATCACCCTGGCCGGACCGTCACCGTCACCGTGATCGGCGACGGCGCGGTGGGCCTGTCCGCCGTGCTGGCCTCGGCCCGCATGGGCGCCGAGCGCATCATCCTCATGGGCCGCCACACCTCCCGCACCGACCTCGGCAAGGAATGGGGCGCCACCGAGGTCGTCGCCGAACGCGGCGAGGAGGGCGTCGCCCAGGTGATGGACCTGACCGGCGGCGCAGGTTCCCACGCCGTCCTGGAGGCGGTCGGGCTGATGCCCGCCTACGAGCAGGCGTACGGCATCGTCCGCCCCGGCGGGGTCATCTCCCGCGTCGGAGTGCCGCAGTACGAGGAGGCCCCGGTCGGCTTCGGCTCGCTGTTCGGGAAGAACGCACAGCTCGCCGGTGGGCCTGCCCCGGTCCGCGCCTACCTGGAACCCGCGATCGAGGACGTGCTCGCCGGCCGCATCGACCCCGGCAGGG from the Streptomyces sp. NBC_01335 genome contains:
- a CDS encoding purine-cytosine permease family protein, producing MALPCAQNDHAVAEREAPDSRTTFGGRMPTAPGDLRIETHGIAPVPEDRRYGGPGRLFTVWFAPNLTMTGVFTGTVGIALGLDFATALVAVVLGTLVGAAPTAYLGTWGSRTGVGQLPLARLAFGRAVVLPGALQWLSSIAWDALIGLFGGDALAQLCGWPFWLGVLVVLAAQGALGVLGYEAIHRLQTVMTFLLAAALAVLAVKLLHGVDPVASGTVHGGDRAGAFVLTFTIALSLALSWAPYASDFSRYLPATTSRPRMFWCTLLGISVSFVAVQALGLWGASVFTDQTARGIDTLLGGGVLGAFGLLAVALAALCSNAMNDYSGSLALQTMGVRLPRPVAAALAAVLGFPLVLWMHAADTTARFQNVLLLVGYWIPGFVAIVAVDWAARKKDRGGAPFDLAAESAGDRPWWPALAAFVVAFAAAVPFMSTGLYVGPVAKALHGADLAYGVAFLAALALYAPLRLRHRS
- a CDS encoding DUF2255 family protein encodes the protein MDRKELSMTQWNSAELEQIGAAEELDLESERGDGTLRAPVTMWVVRAGDHLYVRSVKGTTGPWYRGAQTRHQGRIEAGGVRREVAFHEAGSGEYAGVDTAYREKYAHYPSIVGHVLTDLSRAATLRLEPR
- a CDS encoding glycoside hydrolase family 76 protein: MRWSPSRRQVLGASLAALAAVPATAAAASATPDPADGRSPSRSASLSRARVTYGALEKYFDTADGTGLVREQYPVAVDDRPYSYEWPLSQVHVAALDLAFVDPRHAPALATRARAQELYWNAAGGTTGLAGYDSYPVAPHGDGGDMFYDDNEWVGLAKSQLHLQTGDRAALRRAEEIFALVESGWDSDAEHPAPGGVFWTQADWNHCRNTVSNMPGAQLGLRLHQITGKSRYLASSRRFYDWTNTHLRTPEGLYWDNLDLTGSVDRTVWSYNQGVPVGVGVLLYGATRDRAYLDRATRTAEAAYKHFVTEGRLPTQPVFFNSIFFKNLLLLESVLGGSVYRRAMADYADHLWSEQRDSATGLMRFDDSGTTQVIEQAAATQIFAVLAWPRSAWRTLY